A DNA window from Coffea arabica cultivar ET-39 chromosome 6c, Coffea Arabica ET-39 HiFi, whole genome shotgun sequence contains the following coding sequences:
- the LOC140008750 gene encoding uncharacterized protein — protein MECYGTHPKVVADNTLRAQELADVNLSEMMTMVEEAIEKVVNSIMHDMADWVMAEEVREVESLDQQGERYVAHKMVLSSIKTYQEPMEELRRRLDGLKKPEEWQLVQGKWSRKKIAILSLMGGAPSVPLGGALERPGFGSPSIVAEVPLVEEVKATVFSMDGESASGPDGFSSTFFTTAWEVIGHHVVVAVQEFFIRAYLPVGFSSTLIALIPKVLNPATFTDFRPISLYNVLMASEMFSAISKKVRGSNVALKLDMSKAYDRVSWIFLLRVLRAFGFSEVWIDMQNTSISPYFVARRCLLITHLAYADDVIIFTKGDQWSLRCVMQVLEEVLEDYQASSGQLLNNSKSCFFMSPKATEAHKNHVHKVTGFSFKEFPIRYLGCLIFVGRKKNSLFTHLIEAMGSRIQQWNRSWLSIGGRVVLIKSVLSMLPVYLLSMLAPPKGVIRQLEKNFADFLWEETCEGRRFRRKETLWASFLHARYCSVLQPNQVELAPSASYIWKRMSFGIEVPRASYFGDGSGFLGNGLMGFTPYQAVGSAGNLLFAWGILNVSNLTLRWLLQVALSAIFWFIWHARNKARFEGVAMDWRRLTFQINVELVLMLRAKANVPPGVGFAKLNTDGSAKDNPRLSGGGGVLRDSKRDILFAFAEFYGEVSTLQAESRALCMRLELCVLNGVSRIMVEVDSKALWAILVSEAASPLSICAVIQKIRSLLCVVHSINHCFREGNMVADSLASLATPSSPLRAYYSLKSFPTRSKGLVHLDKLGLCNFRVRRG, from the exons ATGGAGTGCTATGGGACTCATCCAAAGGTGGTTGCTGACAATACGTTACGTGCCCAGGAGTTGGCAGATGTCAACCTTTCAGAAATGATGACAATGGTGGAGGAAGCAATTGAAAAAGTCGTTAACAGCATTATGCATGACATGGCTGATTGGGTAATGGCGGAGGAAGTGAGGGAAGTGGAGAGCCTTGATCAGCAGGGGGAGCGATACGTGGCTCATAAAATGGTCTTGTCTTCTATAAAAACTTACCAGGAACCTATGGAGGAGCTTCGAAGGAGGCTGGATGGGTTAAAGAAACCTGAAGAATGGCAACTGGTTCAGGGTAAATGGTCCCGAAAAAAG ATTGCAATTTTGTCATTGATGGGCGGAGCTCCATCTGTCCCCCTCGGTGGTGCACTTGAACGGCCTGGGTTCGGATCACCGTCCATTGTTGCTGAG GTCCCTTTGGTAGAGGAGGTGAAGGCCACAGTGTTTTCCATGGATGGTGAGAGTGCTTCGGGACCAGATGGGTTCTCTAGTACCTTTTTCACGACAGCATGGGAGGTAATTGGGCACCATGTCGTGGTCGCGGTGCAAGAATTCTTTATAAGGGCTTACCTGCCGGTGGGGTTCTCGTCAACTTTGATTGCGCTAATCCCTAAGGTGTTGAATCCTGCCACGTTTACTGATTTTCGTCCAATCAGTCTAT ATAATGTTTTGATGGCTTCGGAGATGTTTTCTGCAATCTCCAAAAAAGTACGTGGCAGTAATGTGGCCCTGAAACTAGATATGTCTAAAGCCTATGATAGGGTGTCCTGGATATTTCTATTACGGGTACTTCGAGCTTTTGGTTTCTCCGAAGTCTGGATAGACATG CAAAATACGTCCATTTCCCCATACTTTGTGGCTCGGCGCTGCCTGCTAATCACACATCTAGCATATGCCGATGACGTGATAATTTTCACAAAGGGGGATCAATGGTCATTGCGTTGTGTCATGCAAGTACTGGAGGAAGTACTGGAGGATTATCAAGCATCCTCGGGGCAATTATTGAATAACTCCAAGAGTTGTTTTTTTATGTCCCCTAAGGCCACAGAGGCTCATAAGAATCACGTGCATAAGGTGACGGGTTTTTCCTTTAAGGAGTTCCCTATTAGGTATTTAGGGTGTCTGATCTTCGTAGGCCGCAAGAAGAATTCGCTCTTCACTCACTTGATAGAGGCGATGGGGTCCCGAATTCAGCAGTGGAACAGGTCATGGCTATCTATCGGTGGTCGAGTGGTTTTGATTAAATCGGTGTTGTCTATGTTGCCGGTGTATCTGCTATCTATGTTAGCACCTCCCAAGGGGGTCATTCGACAActtgaaaaaaattttgctgaTTTCTTGTGGGAGGAGACCTGTGAGGGTCGCAG GTTTCGGAGGAAGGAGACGCTTTGGGCAAGTTTCCTCCATGCACGATACTGTAGTGTCTTGCAACCGAATCAAGTGGAATTGGCTCCATCTGCCTCATATATATGGAAACGAAT GTCCTTTGGCATAGAAGTTCCCCGAGCTAGCTACTTCGGCGATGGTTCGGGATTTCTGGGTAATGGGTTGATGGGATTTACTCCGTATCAGGCAGTTGGGTCGGCAGGAAATCT GTTATTTGCATGGGGGATATTAAACGTGTCCAATCTTACGCTACGGTGGTTACTGCAGGTGGCCCTCTCAGCGATTTTCTGGTTCATATGGCATGCGCGGAATAAGGCACGGTTTGAAGGTGTGGCAATGGACTGGCGGCGTCTAACTTTCCAGATAAATGTGGAGTTAGTGCTCATGTTGCGGGCTAAAGCTAAT GTTCCCCCGGGGGTAGGTTTTGCTAAATTAAACACGGACGGATCTGCAAAGGATAATCCAAGATTAAGCGGTGGGGGTGGTGTTCTTCGTGATTCCAAGAGAGACATCCTATTTGCGTTCGCGGAGTTTTATGGAGAAGTGTCTACACTCCAGGCTGAGTCAAGGGCTTTGTGCATGAGGTTAGAGCTCTGTGTGTTGAATGGGGTGTCAAGGATCATGGTGGAGGTGGACTCAAAGGCGTTGTGGGCAATTCTGGTGTCCGAGGCGGCTAGCCCTCTATCTATTTGTGCGGTGATACAGAAGATTCGCTCCCTCCTTTGCGTCGTCCATTCCATTAATCACTGTTTTAGAGAGGGGAATATGGTAGCAGACTCATTGGCGTCATTGGCGACACCATCAAGTCCACTTCGTGCGTACTATTCTCTAAAGAGTTTTCCTACCCGATCCAAGGGTCTGGTGCATTTAGACAAATTAGGGTTGTGCAATTTCCGAGTTCGTAGAGGATAA